The Trueperaceae bacterium genome includes a window with the following:
- the gatA gene encoding Asp-tRNA(Asn)/Glu-tRNA(Gln) amidotransferase subunit GatA — MSEAVERSLAAAAESQSRTNAFLALAPERARASAAAVRPDAPLAGVPVAVKDNICVAGLPATAGSRALEGFVPPYTATVVERLEASGAVVVGKTNLDEFGMGSTNENSAYGPVLNPHDPGRVAGGSSGGSAAAVAAGVVPLALGSDTGGSVRLPAAFCGVVGFKPTYGALSRYGLISYASSLDQVGIVARDVGVARRAFHAMRGPDELDPTSREPGPAPASTGRVAVLRELSGEGMSRDALEGLARARSALAEAGLEVVEVSVAAVEYAVAAYYLIATAEAASNLSRYDGATFGARVGDPAEGQAAVSARTRSALFGPEVKRRVLMGSFALSAGYRDAYYGRAVRARGLVAAGLAAALAGVDALLTPTAVSTAYRLGEKLADPVAMYAGDVATCLANLAGLPAVSVPAGAGDDGLPVGVQLIGARWSDDALLDLAERLSGALAA, encoded by the coding sequence GTGTCTGAGGCGGTCGAGCGGTCCCTGGCGGCGGCGGCGGAGTCGCAGTCGCGCACGAACGCGTTCCTGGCCCTGGCGCCGGAGCGGGCGCGGGCGTCCGCCGCGGCGGTCCGCCCCGACGCGCCCCTGGCCGGCGTGCCCGTGGCCGTGAAGGACAACATCTGCGTCGCTGGCCTGCCCGCCACGGCGGGGTCGCGCGCGCTCGAGGGCTTCGTGCCGCCCTACACCGCGACCGTGGTCGAGCGGCTCGAGGCGTCCGGGGCCGTCGTGGTGGGCAAGACGAACCTCGACGAGTTCGGCATGGGCTCGACGAACGAGAACTCGGCGTACGGGCCGGTCCTCAACCCCCACGACCCCGGACGCGTCGCCGGCGGTTCGTCGGGCGGGTCGGCGGCCGCCGTCGCCGCGGGCGTAGTGCCGCTGGCCCTCGGCAGCGACACGGGCGGCTCGGTCAGGCTGCCGGCGGCGTTCTGCGGCGTAGTGGGCTTCAAGCCGACGTACGGCGCGCTGTCGCGCTACGGCCTCATCTCCTACGCCAGCTCCCTCGACCAGGTGGGGATCGTCGCCCGCGACGTGGGCGTGGCGCGGCGGGCTTTCCACGCGATGCGGGGCCCGGACGAGCTGGACCCCACCAGCCGCGAGCCGGGCCCCGCCCCGGCCTCCACCGGGCGGGTGGCGGTGCTGCGCGAGCTGTCCGGCGAGGGCATGTCGCGGGACGCGCTCGAGGGCCTGGCGAGGGCCAGGTCGGCGCTGGCGGAGGCCGGTCTCGAGGTCGTGGAGGTGAGCGTCGCGGCGGTCGAGTACGCGGTGGCCGCCTACTACCTGATCGCGACCGCGGAGGCCGCCAGCAACCTGTCGCGCTACGACGGCGCCACGTTCGGCGCCAGGGTCGGCGACCCCGCCGAGGGCCAGGCGGCGGTGAGCGCCCGCACGCGCAGCGCCCTGTTCGGTCCCGAGGTGAAGCGCCGCGTGCTGATGGGCTCGTTCGCGCTCTCCGCCGGCTACCGCGACGCCTACTACGGGCGCGCCGTGAGGGCCAGGGGGCTGGTCGCCGCCGGCCTCGCCGCCGCGCTCGCGGGCGTCGACGCCCTGCTGACGCCCACGGCCGTGAGCACGGCCTACCGCCTGGGGGAGAAGCTCGCCGACCCCGTGGCCATGTACGCCGGCGACGTCGCCACCTGCCTCGCGAACCTGGCGGGCCTGCCGGCCGTGAGCGTCCCGGCCGGGGCGGGAGACGACGGTCTGCCCGTGGGCGTGCAGCTGATCGGCGCGCGCTGGTCGGACGACGCGCTGCTGGACCTCGCCGAGCGGCTGTCCGGCGCGCTGGCGGCCTGA